A section of the Oryzias latipes chromosome 10, ASM223467v1 genome encodes:
- the gm2a gene encoding ganglioside GM2 activator yields MHRLLLALAAVLSVVLTRVDGDSLRMKRFKNLQVSNFDWKNCWKPDAPALLKSLTVSPDPIAIPGELTAAASGSTSVELDAPLSLNVTLKKEVAGIWVKVPCLDDLGSCHYPDACDLLDQLIPPGQDCPEPLHTYGLPCHCPFKAGLYSLPQSDFYLPNVDLPYWLTNGKYRVQGVLGVPGQELGCLEVALSVHSD; encoded by the exons ATGCACAGACTGCTCCTTGCGCTCGCGGCAGTTCTCTCCGTGGTTCTGACTCGCGTGGACGGAGACTCGCTACGAATGAAGAGATTCAAAAACCTGCAG GTTTCCAACTTCGACTGGAAGAACTGCTGGAAGCCCGACGCTCCGGCGCTGCTGAAGAGCCTGACCGTGTCTCCAGACCCCATCGCCATCCCAGGGGAGCTGACCGCCGCCGCCTCCGGGTCCACGTCTGTGGAACTGGACGCTCCGTTATCG cTGAACGTGACCCTGAAGAAGGAGGTGGCTGGGATCTGGGTCAAGGTCCCATGTTTGGACGACCTGGGCAGCTGCCACTACCCGGACGCCTGCGACCTCCTGGACCAGCTGATCCCGCCCGGGCAGGACTGTCCGGAGCCGCTGCACACCTACGGCCTGCCCTGCCACTGCCCCTTCAAAGCC GGTTTGTACTCGCTGCCGCAGTCGGACTTCTACCTGCCCAACGTGGATCTGCCGTACTGGCTGACCAACGGGAAGTACAGGGTCCAGGGAGTCCTGGGCGTCCCGGGCCAGGAGCTGGGCTGTTTGGAGGTCGCTCTGTCCGTTCACTCGGACTGA